The following are encoded together in the Citrobacter arsenatis genome:
- the yfcG gene encoding GSH-dependent disulfide bond oxidoreductase, with translation MIDLYYTPSPNGHKITLFLEEAQLQYRLIHVDISKGSQFRPDFLLISPNNKIPAIIDSAPADGGRPISLFESGEILLYLAEKSGKLLSGELRERHITLQWLFWQVSGLGPMLGQNHHFSHYAPQTIPYAIERYQVETQRLYNVMNKRLETSPWLGGDHYSIADIACWPWIHAHQRQRIDLDNYPAVNNWHERIRTRPATERAMQQAQSEKR, from the coding sequence ATGATCGATCTCTATTACACGCCATCGCCAAACGGTCACAAAATCACGCTGTTTCTTGAAGAGGCGCAGCTGCAATACCGTTTGATTCATGTCGATATCAGCAAAGGCAGCCAGTTTCGCCCTGATTTTCTGCTGATCTCGCCGAACAATAAAATCCCAGCCATTATCGATAGCGCCCCGGCGGACGGAGGAAGACCCATCAGCCTGTTTGAGTCCGGTGAAATTTTACTCTACCTGGCGGAGAAGAGCGGTAAGCTGCTGAGCGGTGAGTTGCGTGAGCGCCACATCACGCTTCAGTGGCTGTTCTGGCAGGTCAGCGGCTTGGGTCCTATGCTGGGTCAGAATCATCATTTCAGCCACTACGCGCCACAAACGATTCCCTATGCTATCGAAAGATACCAGGTTGAAACCCAGCGCCTGTATAACGTGATGAATAAACGCCTGGAAACGTCACCCTGGCTGGGAGGCGATCACTACAGCATTGCCGATATTGCCTGCTGGCCGTGGATCCACGCCCATCAGCGTCAGCGCATCGACCTCGACAACTACCCGGCGGTCAATAACTGGCATGAGCGTATCCGTACCCGTCCCGCAACCGAACGCGCCATGCAGCAAGCACAGAGTGAGAAGCGGTGA
- a CDS encoding GNAT family N-acetyltransferase, giving the protein MAIISTPRLTLSLFQFSDWSFFQKLRECPEVMRYMGDIAPAKDTRLLFARRLAAQHTFVIREHNNPTPLGDIGLQISHLYPHEADLGYAILPQAQGKGIASEAVLAVCQYAFEHAGVKAINAYALADNKGSIRILEKTGFVRTQVLEKAYEIDGIAYDDWVFRLEHDVLKL; this is encoded by the coding sequence ATGGCGATAATATCGACTCCCCGACTTACCCTCTCTTTATTTCAATTTTCTGACTGGTCATTTTTCCAGAAACTCCGTGAATGTCCTGAAGTCATGCGTTATATGGGCGACATCGCCCCGGCGAAAGACACGCGTCTGTTATTCGCCAGACGCCTGGCCGCCCAGCATACGTTCGTCATCCGCGAGCATAACAACCCCACCCCGCTTGGCGACATTGGTCTGCAAATCAGTCATTTATACCCGCACGAGGCCGACCTCGGCTACGCCATCTTACCGCAGGCTCAGGGGAAAGGAATTGCCAGCGAAGCCGTCCTCGCGGTGTGTCAGTACGCCTTCGAGCATGCCGGTGTGAAGGCGATAAACGCATACGCACTGGCGGATAACAAGGGCTCAATACGTATTCTGGAAAAAACGGGATTTGTACGTACGCAGGTACTGGAAAAGGCGTATGAGATAGACGGTATCGCCTACGATGACTGGGTGTTCCGGCTG
- the yfcE gene encoding phosphodiesterase gives MKLMFASDIHGSLPATERVLELFTASGAQWLVILGDILNHGPRNALPEGYAPAQVADRLNELAARIIAVRGNCDSEVDQMLLNFPMTAPWQQILTENQRLFLTHGHLFGPQNIPALNVGDVLVYGHTHLPVAERQGDIYHFNPGSVSIPKGGFAASFGILDDNVLSVMALNDQSVIAQVEINP, from the coding sequence ATGAAACTGATGTTCGCATCGGACATTCATGGTTCGTTGCCAGCCACGGAACGCGTGCTCGAACTGTTTACCGCAAGCGGGGCGCAATGGCTGGTGATATTGGGTGATATTTTAAACCACGGGCCGCGTAATGCGTTACCGGAAGGCTATGCGCCCGCGCAGGTTGCAGATCGGCTGAATGAGCTGGCAGCGCGAATTATCGCGGTGCGTGGCAATTGTGACAGCGAAGTAGATCAGATGCTCCTGAATTTTCCGATGACCGCGCCGTGGCAGCAAATTCTGACAGAAAACCAGCGACTCTTTTTGACGCACGGGCATCTTTTTGGCCCACAAAATATACCGGCTCTCAACGTGGGAGATGTGCTGGTTTATGGGCATACTCATCTGCCCGTTGCTGAGCGGCAAGGGGATATTTATCACTTCAATCCTGGCTCAGTAAGCATCCCGAAAGGGGGCTTTGCGGCAAGTTTCGGGATTCTGGATGATAATGTTCTCAGCGTAATGGCACTCAATGATCAAAGTGTTATTGCACAGGTCGAGATTAATCCGTAA
- the folX gene encoding dihydroneopterin triphosphate 2'-epimerase has translation MSQPDAIIRIKNLRLRTFIGIKEEEILNRQDIVINIAIHYPADKARTSEDINDALNYRTITKSIIAHVEGNRFSLLEKLTQDVLDIAREHHWVTYAEVEIDKLHALRYADSVSMSLSWQR, from the coding sequence ATGTCACAACCTGACGCTATTATTCGTATAAAAAACCTTCGTCTGCGCACCTTTATCGGCATTAAAGAAGAGGAGATCCTTAACCGCCAGGATATCGTCATCAACATTGCCATTCACTATCCGGCAGACAAAGCTCGAACCAGCGAAGATATCAACGACGCGCTGAATTACCGCACTATTACTAAAAGCATCATTGCCCACGTGGAGGGTAACCGCTTCTCATTGTTAGAAAAATTAACTCAAGATGTGCTCGATATCGCACGCGAACATCACTGGGTCACTTATGCTGAAGTGGAGATAGATAAACTTCACGCATTGCGTTACGCCGACTCAGTTTCTATGTCGCTGAGCTGGCAGCGCTAA
- the yfcC gene encoding putative basic amino acid antiporter YfcC, which produces MSAVTETQPAKKWAMPDTLVIIFFVAILTSLATWVVPVGMFDSQEVQYQVDGQTKTRKVVDPHSFRILTNDAGEEQYHRVQFFTTGDERPGLMNFPFEGLTSGSKFGTAVGIIMFMLVIGGAFGIVMRTGTIDNGILALIRHTRGNEVLFIPVLFVLFSLGGAVFGMGEEAVAFAIIIAPLMVRLGYDSITTVLVTYIATQIGFASSWMNPFCVVVAQGIAGVPVLSGSGLRIVVWVVATLIGLTFTLAYAARIKKNPLLSRVHESDRFFREQQDEVVERRFTLGDWLVLLVLTAVMIWVVWGVIVNAWFIPEIASQFFTMGLAIGIIGVVFRLNGMTVNIMASSFTEGARMMIAPALLVGFAKGILLLVGNGEAGEASVLNTLLHSIANGISGLDNAIAAWFMLLFQAVFNFFVTSGSGQAALTMPLLAPLGDLVGVNRQVTVLAFQFGDGFSHIIYPTSASLMATLGVCRVDFRNWLKVGATLLGLLFIMSSVVVIGAQIMGYH; this is translated from the coding sequence ATGTCAGCAGTAACAGAAACACAGCCAGCCAAAAAGTGGGCAATGCCCGACACGCTGGTGATTATTTTTTTCGTCGCCATTTTAACCAGTCTGGCGACATGGGTTGTTCCCGTCGGGATGTTCGACAGCCAGGAAGTGCAGTATCAGGTTGATGGACAAACCAAAACCCGTAAGGTGGTTGACCCCCACTCCTTTCGTATTCTGACCAACGACGCAGGTGAAGAACAGTATCACCGGGTGCAGTTTTTCACCACCGGTGATGAACGCCCAGGGCTGATGAATTTCCCGTTCGAAGGATTAACCTCCGGCTCAAAATTCGGCACCGCCGTTGGCATTATTATGTTCATGCTGGTGATCGGTGGCGCATTTGGCATCGTTATGCGTACCGGTACCATTGATAACGGCATCCTGGCGCTGATCCGTCATACGCGAGGTAACGAAGTTCTGTTTATCCCGGTGCTGTTTGTTCTCTTCTCATTGGGCGGAGCGGTGTTTGGCATGGGAGAAGAGGCCGTCGCCTTTGCCATTATCATTGCGCCTTTGATGGTACGCTTAGGTTACGACAGTATCACCACCGTTCTGGTCACCTATATCGCAACTCAGATTGGTTTTGCCAGCTCGTGGATGAACCCGTTTTGTGTGGTGGTCGCGCAGGGGATTGCGGGCGTGCCGGTGCTCTCTGGCTCCGGTCTGCGTATCGTGGTGTGGGTGGTTGCGACCCTGATAGGGCTAACCTTCACGCTGGCCTATGCGGCACGCATCAAAAAGAATCCACTCCTGTCCCGGGTACATGAATCCGACCGCTTCTTTCGCGAACAGCAGGATGAAGTCGTGGAACGGCGCTTCACTCTGGGCGACTGGCTGGTACTGCTGGTGCTGACCGCGGTGATGATTTGGGTTGTCTGGGGCGTTATTGTCAACGCGTGGTTTATTCCTGAGATCGCCAGCCAGTTCTTCACTATGGGCCTGGCGATCGGCATTATCGGCGTGGTCTTTCGGCTCAACGGCATGACGGTCAACATCATGGCCTCCTCATTCACGGAGGGAGCGCGCATGATGATTGCCCCTGCCCTGCTGGTCGGTTTTGCCAAGGGTATATTACTGCTGGTCGGTAATGGAGAGGCGGGTGAAGCCAGCGTGTTAAACACGCTGCTGCACAGCATTGCTAACGGCATCAGCGGGCTGGATAACGCCATCGCCGCATGGTTTATGCTGCTGTTCCAGGCGGTATTTAATTTCTTCGTCACTTCTGGCTCTGGTCAGGCAGCATTGACTATGCCGCTACTCGCACCATTAGGCGATCTGGTTGGCGTAAACCGTCAGGTCACCGTACTGGCCTTCCAGTTTGGCGACGGATTCAGTCATATTATCTATCCAACGTCGGCATCCCTGATGGCAACGCTAGGTGTTTGTCGGGTGGATTTTCGTAACTGGCTGAAGGTCGGCGCCACGCTGTTGGGACTGCTGTTTATTATGTCCAGCGTGGTGGTGATTGGCGCGCAGATAATGGGTTACCACTAA
- the yfcF gene encoding glutathione transferase, with the protein MSKSAITLWSDANFFSPYVLSVYVALQEKGLPFTLKTVDLNSGEHLHPSWQGYTLTRRVPVLEIDGFELSESSAITEFLEERFAPPQWERIYPHDVQKRARARQVQAWIRSDLMPIREERSTDVVFAGVKKGPLSEAGKASAEKLFATAGSLLNHGKQNLFGEWCIADCDLALMLNRLVLNGDEVPEALAEYAAFQWQRASVQRFIALSAKRSC; encoded by the coding sequence ATGAGCAAATCTGCAATTACGCTGTGGTCAGATGCCAATTTTTTCTCCCCTTACGTGCTGTCTGTTTATGTTGCTCTGCAAGAGAAAGGGCTGCCTTTTACGCTGAAAACCGTTGATCTTAATAGCGGTGAACACTTGCACCCTTCATGGCAAGGCTACACCTTGACGCGCCGCGTGCCTGTTCTTGAAATCGACGGTTTTGAGCTGAGTGAATCATCAGCGATTACGGAATTTCTGGAAGAGCGTTTTGCGCCGCCGCAGTGGGAGCGTATCTACCCACACGATGTACAAAAGCGCGCACGGGCGCGCCAGGTTCAGGCGTGGATCCGCAGCGATTTGATGCCTATTCGTGAAGAACGCTCAACGGATGTGGTTTTTGCTGGCGTGAAGAAAGGACCGTTAAGCGAAGCGGGAAAAGCCAGTGCGGAAAAATTGTTTGCCACTGCGGGCAGTTTACTGAACCACGGTAAACAGAATTTATTTGGTGAATGGTGTATCGCAGACTGCGATTTAGCGCTAATGCTTAATCGTTTGGTTCTTAACGGCGATGAGGTTCCAGAGGCACTTGCGGAATACGCTGCCTTCCAGTGGCAGCGCGCTTCTGTCCAGCGTTTTATCGCGCTTTCCGCGAAGCGTTCCTGCTGA
- the pta gene encoding phosphate acetyltransferase: MSRIIMLIPTGTSVGLTSVSLGVIRAMERKGVRLSVFKPIAQPRAGGDAPDQTTSIVRANSSLPAAEPLKMSHVESLLSSNQKDVLMEEIIANYHANTKDAEVVLVEGLVPTRKHQFAQSLNYEIAKTLNAEIVFVMSQGTDTPEQLNERIELTRSSFGGAKNTNITGVIVNKLNAPVDEQGRTRPDLSEIFDDSSKAKVIKVDPAKLQESSPLPVLGAVPWSFELIATRAIDMARHLNATIVNEGDINTRRVKSVTFCARSIPHMLEHFRAGSLLVTSADRPDVLVAACLAAMNGVEIGALLLTGGYEMDARITKLCERAFETGLPVFMVNTNTWQTSLSLQSFNLEVPVDDHERIEKVQEYVANYINADWIESLTATSERSRRLSPPAFRYQLTELARKAGKRVVLPEGDEPRTVKAAAICAERGIATCVLLGNPDEITRVAASQGVELGAGVEIVDPDVVRESYVARLVELRKNKGMTETVAREQLEDNVVLGTLMLEQDDVDGLVSGAVHTTANTIRPPLQLIKTAPGSSLVSSVFFMLLPDQVYVYGDCAINPDPTAEQLAEIAIQSADSAIAFGIEPRVAMLSYSTGTSGAGSDVEKVREATRLAQEKRPDLMIDGPLQYDAAVMADVAKSKAPNSPVAGRATVFIFPDLNTGNTTYKAVQRSADLISIGPMLQGMRKPVNDLSRGALVDDIVYTIALTAIQSSQQQQ; the protein is encoded by the coding sequence GTGTCCCGTATTATTATGCTGATCCCTACCGGAACCAGCGTCGGTCTGACCAGCGTCAGCCTTGGCGTGATCCGCGCAATGGAACGCAAAGGCGTTCGTCTGAGCGTCTTCAAGCCGATCGCTCAACCGCGTGCCGGTGGCGATGCACCAGACCAGACTACCAGCATCGTTCGTGCTAACTCTTCTCTGCCAGCCGCTGAGCCGCTGAAGATGAGCCACGTTGAGTCTCTGCTGTCCAGCAATCAGAAAGATGTGCTGATGGAAGAGATCATCGCTAACTACCACGCGAACACCAAAGACGCTGAAGTTGTACTGGTTGAAGGCCTGGTCCCAACCCGTAAACATCAGTTCGCGCAATCTCTGAACTACGAAATCGCGAAAACGCTGAACGCGGAAATCGTCTTCGTTATGTCTCAGGGTACCGATACCCCGGAACAGCTGAACGAGCGTATTGAACTGACTCGCAGCAGCTTCGGCGGCGCGAAAAACACCAACATCACCGGCGTAATCGTTAACAAACTGAACGCACCGGTTGATGAGCAGGGCCGTACTCGCCCGGATCTGTCCGAAATTTTCGACGACTCTTCCAAAGCGAAAGTGATCAAAGTTGATCCGGCTAAACTGCAAGAATCCAGCCCGCTGCCGGTTCTGGGCGCGGTGCCATGGAGCTTCGAGCTGATCGCTACTCGTGCAATCGATATGGCGCGTCACCTGAACGCCACCATCGTTAACGAAGGCGATATCAATACCCGTCGCGTGAAGTCTGTGACTTTCTGCGCACGCAGCATTCCGCACATGCTGGAGCACTTCCGCGCAGGTTCCTTGCTGGTAACTTCCGCAGATCGTCCTGACGTGCTGGTTGCAGCATGCCTGGCGGCCATGAACGGCGTGGAAATCGGTGCCCTGCTGCTGACTGGCGGCTACGAAATGGACGCGCGCATCACTAAGCTGTGCGAACGTGCATTTGAAACCGGCCTGCCGGTATTCATGGTGAACACCAATACCTGGCAGACCTCTCTGAGCCTGCAGAGCTTCAACCTGGAAGTTCCAGTTGACGATCACGAGCGTATTGAAAAAGTTCAGGAATACGTTGCTAACTACATCAACGCTGACTGGATTGAATCCCTGACCGCGACCTCTGAGCGCAGCCGTCGTCTGTCTCCGCCGGCGTTCCGTTATCAGCTGACCGAGCTGGCACGTAAGGCTGGCAAACGCGTTGTTCTGCCTGAAGGCGACGAGCCGCGTACCGTTAAAGCGGCGGCTATCTGTGCCGAACGTGGTATCGCAACCTGCGTACTGCTGGGTAACCCGGATGAGATCACCCGTGTTGCAGCTTCTCAGGGCGTAGAGCTGGGCGCTGGCGTAGAAATCGTTGATCCAGATGTGGTTCGCGAAAGCTACGTTGCTCGCCTGGTCGAACTGCGTAAAAACAAAGGTATGACCGAAACCGTTGCCCGCGAACAGCTGGAAGACAACGTGGTTCTCGGTACCCTGATGCTCGAACAGGATGACGTTGACGGTCTGGTTTCTGGTGCTGTACACACCACCGCGAACACCATCCGTCCGCCGCTGCAGCTGATCAAAACTGCACCGGGTAGCTCTCTGGTATCTTCCGTGTTCTTCATGCTGCTGCCGGATCAGGTTTACGTTTACGGCGACTGCGCGATCAACCCGGATCCGACTGCAGAGCAGTTGGCAGAAATCGCGATTCAGTCCGCGGATTCCGCAATTGCCTTCGGTATTGAACCACGCGTAGCGATGCTCTCCTACTCCACCGGTACTTCTGGTGCAGGTAGCGACGTAGAGAAAGTTCGTGAAGCGACTCGTCTGGCACAGGAAAAACGTCCTGACCTGATGATTGACGGTCCGCTGCAGTATGACGCCGCCGTTATGGCTGACGTAGCAAAATCCAAAGCGCCGAACTCTCCGGTTGCAGGTCGCGCTACCGTGTTCATCTTCCCGGATCTGAACACCGGTAACACCACCTACAAAGCGGTACAGCGTTCTGCCGACCTGATCTCCATCGGGCCGATGCTGCAGGGTATGCGTAAGCCGGTAAACGACCTGTCTCGTGGCGCGCTGGTAGACGATATCGTCTATACCATCGCTCTGACCGCGATCCAGTCTTCCCAACAGCAGCAGTAA
- a CDS encoding TIGR01777 family oxidoreductase, whose protein sequence is MQILITGGTGLIGRHLIPRLLELGHQITVVTRSPDKARQILDSRVTLSKGLAERQNLNDIDAVINLAGEPIADKRWSAQQKERLCQSRWGITQKLVDLINASETPPAVLISGSATGYYGDLGEVVVTEEEPPHNEFTHKLCARWEQIASTAQSDKTRVCMLRTGVVLASAGGILAKMVPPFRLGLGGPIGNGRQYMAWIHVDDMVNGIIWLLDNDLRGPFNMVSPYPVHNEQFAHALGHALNRPAILRVPASVMRLLMGESSVLVLGGQRALPKRLEASGFAFRWYDLEEALADVIR, encoded by the coding sequence ATGCAGATTCTGATTACCGGCGGTACTGGCCTGATTGGACGTCATCTGATCCCCCGCCTGCTGGAACTGGGGCATCAGATAACCGTAGTGACTCGTTCCCCTGATAAGGCGCGTCAGATTCTCGACTCCCGGGTCACGCTGTCCAAAGGTCTGGCAGAGCGGCAAAACCTCAATGATATTGATGCCGTGATTAACCTTGCCGGAGAGCCAATTGCAGATAAGCGCTGGAGCGCACAGCAAAAGGAACGCCTGTGCCAAAGTCGCTGGGGCATAACGCAGAAGCTGGTCGATTTAATCAATGCCAGCGAGACGCCGCCCGCGGTGCTCATTTCCGGTTCCGCTACCGGTTACTACGGCGATTTGGGCGAAGTTGTGGTTACGGAAGAAGAACCGCCGCATAACGAATTTACCCACAAGCTGTGCGCCCGCTGGGAGCAAATTGCCAGCACTGCGCAAAGCGACAAAACCCGGGTGTGTATGCTGCGTACCGGCGTGGTGCTGGCCTCTGCTGGCGGTATTCTGGCAAAAATGGTCCCGCCGTTTCGTCTTGGCTTAGGTGGACCCATTGGCAACGGACGCCAGTATATGGCCTGGATCCATGTTGATGATATGGTCAACGGAATTATTTGGCTGCTGGATAACGATCTGCGCGGCCCCTTCAATATGGTTTCACCCTATCCGGTTCACAATGAACAGTTTGCTCACGCGTTGGGCCACGCTCTGAACCGCCCTGCGATTCTGCGCGTTCCCGCCAGCGTAATGCGTCTACTGATGGGCGAGTCTTCGGTGCTGGTCCTCGGCGGGCAGCGGGCGTTGCCAAAACGCCTGGAAGCGTCCGGTTTTGCGTTTCGCTGGTACGATTTAGAAGAAGCGCTGGCGGATGTCATCCGATAA
- the yfcD gene encoding NUDIX hydrolase YfcD gives MVEQRRLASTEWVDIVNEDNEVIAQSSREQMRAQRLRHRATYIVVHDGMGKILVQRRTETKDFLPGMLDATAGGVVQADEQLLDSARREAEEELGIAGVPFAEHGQFYFEDQNCRVWGGLFSCVSHGPFALQEEEVSEVCWLTPEEITARCDEFTPDSLKALALWMTRNAKNEGAKAEKQEEAE, from the coding sequence ATGGTGGAACAGCGTCGTTTGGCAAGTACGGAATGGGTGGATATTGTGAACGAAGACAACGAAGTCATTGCACAATCCAGCCGGGAACAAATGCGGGCGCAACGCTTACGTCATCGTGCAACGTATATCGTTGTGCATGATGGTATGGGCAAAATTCTGGTTCAGCGTCGTACTGAGACAAAAGATTTTTTGCCCGGCATGCTGGATGCCACCGCTGGCGGTGTTGTGCAGGCGGACGAGCAACTGCTGGACTCAGCGCGCCGTGAAGCGGAAGAGGAACTGGGGATTGCGGGCGTGCCGTTTGCCGAGCATGGGCAGTTTTATTTTGAAGACCAGAACTGTCGCGTGTGGGGCGGGCTGTTTAGCTGTGTTTCCCACGGACCGTTTGCGCTTCAGGAAGAAGAGGTTAGTGAAGTTTGCTGGCTGACGCCGGAAGAAATCACCGCGCGCTGTGACGAATTTACGCCGGATTCGCTGAAAGCCCTGGCGCTGTGGATGACCCGCAACGCCAAGAATGAAGGGGCGAAAGCCGAAAAGCAGGAAGAAGCTGAGTAA
- the ackA gene encoding acetate kinase, with protein sequence MSSKLVLVLNCGSSSLKFAIIDAVNGEEYLSGLAECFHLPEARIKWKMDGGKQEAALGAGAAHSEALNFIVNTILAQKPELSAQLTAIGHRIVHGGEKYTSSVVIDDSVIQGIKDSASFAPLHNPAHLIGIAEALKSFPNLKDKNVAVFDTAFHQTMPEESYLYALPYSLYKEHGVRRYGAHGTSHFFVTQEAAKVLNKPVEELNIITCHLGNGGSVSAIRNGKCVDTSMGLTPLEGLVMGTRSGDIDPAIIFHLHDTLGMSVDQINKMLTKESGLLGLTEVTSDCRYVEDNYATKEDAKRAMDVYCHRLAKYIGSYTALMDGRLDAVVFTGGIGENAAMVRELSLGKLGVLGFEVDHERNLAARFGKSGFINKEGTRPAVVIPTNEELVIAQDASRLTA encoded by the coding sequence ATGTCGAGTAAGTTAGTACTGGTTCTGAACTGCGGTAGCTCCTCACTGAAATTTGCCATCATCGATGCAGTAAACGGTGAAGAATACCTCTCTGGTTTAGCCGAATGTTTCCATCTCCCAGAAGCACGTATCAAGTGGAAAATGGACGGCGGTAAACAAGAAGCGGCTTTAGGTGCAGGCGCCGCTCACAGTGAAGCGCTGAACTTTATCGTTAACACTATTCTGGCACAAAAACCAGAATTGTCTGCGCAATTGACCGCTATTGGTCACCGTATCGTACACGGCGGCGAGAAGTACACCAGCTCCGTGGTTATTGATGATTCTGTTATCCAGGGCATCAAAGATTCCGCCTCTTTCGCACCGCTGCATAACCCGGCTCACCTGATCGGTATCGCAGAAGCGCTGAAATCTTTCCCGAATCTGAAAGACAAAAACGTGGCCGTATTCGACACCGCGTTCCATCAGACTATGCCGGAAGAGTCTTACCTCTATGCTCTGCCGTACAGCCTGTACAAAGAACACGGTGTTCGTCGTTACGGCGCGCACGGTACCAGCCACTTCTTCGTCACTCAGGAAGCGGCAAAAGTGCTGAACAAACCGGTTGAAGAACTGAACATCATCACTTGCCACCTGGGCAACGGTGGTTCTGTATCTGCTATCCGTAACGGTAAATGTGTTGATACCTCCATGGGTCTGACCCCGCTGGAAGGTCTGGTGATGGGTACGCGTTCCGGTGACATCGACCCGGCGATCATCTTCCACCTGCACGATACCCTGGGCATGAGCGTTGACCAGATCAACAAAATGCTGACCAAAGAGTCCGGCCTGCTGGGTCTGACCGAAGTCACCAGCGACTGCCGTTATGTTGAAGATAACTACGCAACGAAAGAAGACGCTAAACGTGCAATGGACGTTTACTGCCACCGTCTGGCGAAATACATCGGTTCTTACACCGCGCTGATGGATGGTCGTCTGGATGCCGTTGTCTTCACCGGTGGTATCGGTGAAAACGCAGCGATGGTTCGTGAACTGTCTCTGGGCAAACTGGGCGTTCTGGGCTTTGAAGTTGACCACGAACGTAACCTGGCCGCGCGTTTCGGCAAATCTGGTTTCATCAACAAAGAAGGTACCCGTCCTGCGGTGGTTATCCCAACCAACGAAGAACTGGTTATCGCGCAAGACGCGAGCCGTCTGACTGCCTGA